In the Vanessa cardui chromosome 10, ilVanCard2.1, whole genome shotgun sequence genome, one interval contains:
- the LOC124533262 gene encoding uncharacterized protein LOC124533262 isoform X2, translating into MVMALPTCFIALLSTVDVVSRNIKSEFTSMFTIEVFLNIVLPCVPAVFGELGSAEADKIKANMIKRYRVCNNDALRKKILDGIKFLEICPMNFTVWRIFAVNLSLVLSLIGVYTTYTIVLLQFHHLKT; encoded by the exons ATGGTGATGGCCTTACCGACTTGTTTCATTGCTCTGCTTAGTACTGTTGACGTTGTTAGTCGGAACATAAAATCTGAA TTCACTTCTATGTTTACTATTGAAGTATTTCTCAATATCGTTCTGCCATGTGTTCCGGCTGTTTTTGGGGAATTGGGAAGCGCTGAAGCGGATAAGATTAAAGCTAATATGATCAAACGATACAGAGTTTGTAATA ATGACGCGCTGCGCAAAAAAATTTTGGACGGAATCAAATTCCTCGAAATCTGTCCGATGAACTTCACCGTCTGGCGCATCTTCGCCGTCAACTTGTCGCTGGTGCTGTCTCTCATCGGCGTGTACACCACGTACACGATTGTGTTGTTgcaatttcatcatttaaaaacttaa
- the LOC124533262 gene encoding uncharacterized protein LOC124533262 isoform X1, with protein MPSQKCNKINKIDYNIIKLIMTTRLILGCYSKLHNSLAFAFVAKVYCVVFSIVLLYFSIIEFMLAKQYGAFIIIILKIVNLILSLVVSVMSDGENLFTYLEESDKVDPSGLVKIERSKVRFCVSIFIGVFLLNLYRIMLTWSHPFNQFGVNLYVTNTLMLLSLHLNHMTRMLIFEILWVRLKSLRIAMNNFASTSNPESETQVELSSMKLVEYLLIYSRLLQSIKNIGNAPKLMMVMALPTCFIALLSTVDVVSRNIKSEFTSMFTIEVFLNIVLPCVPAVFGELGSAEADKIKANMIKRYRVCNNDALRKKILDGIKFLEICPMNFTVWRIFAVNLSLVLSLIGVYTTYTIVLLQFHHLKT; from the exons ATGCCCAGtcagaaatgtaataaaattaataaaatcgattataatataataaagttaattatgacGACTCGTCTAATTTTAGGATGTTACTCAAAACTTCACAACAGCTTAGCATTCGCTTTTGTTGCTAAGGTTTATTGTGTAGTGTTTTCAATAGTTTTGTTGTACTTCAGTATCATTGAATTCATGTTAGCGAAACAATATGGTgcgttcattataattatcctCAAAATAGTTAATTTGATTCTTTCGCTTGTGGTGTCCGTGATGAGTGACGGAGAAAATTTATTCACTTACTTGGAAGAATCGGACAAGGTCGACCCGTCGGGACTCGTTAAGATAGAAAGATCTAAAGTACGATTCTGTGTTTCTATATTCATCggagtttttttattaaatttatatcgaaTTATGTTAACATGGTCTCATCCTTTCAATCAGTTTGGAGTAAACCTATATGTAACAAACACGCTTATGTTGTTGTCATTACATTTAAACCACATGACCAGAATGCTGATATTCGAAATATTGTGGGTTCGCTTGAAATCTCTTAGAATAGCGATGAATAACTTTGCTAGCACTTCAAATCCTGAAAGCGAAACACAAGTCGAATTGTCAAGCATGAAATTAGTTGAATATTTGCTAATTTATAGCAGATTATTGCAAAGTATCAAGAATATAGGCAACGCACCGAAGTTGATG ATGGTGATGGCCTTACCGACTTGTTTCATTGCTCTGCTTAGTACTGTTGACGTTGTTAGTCGGAACATAAAATCTGAA TTCACTTCTATGTTTACTATTGAAGTATTTCTCAATATCGTTCTGCCATGTGTTCCGGCTGTTTTTGGGGAATTGGGAAGCGCTGAAGCGGATAAGATTAAAGCTAATATGATCAAACGATACAGAGTTTGTAATA ATGACGCGCTGCGCAAAAAAATTTTGGACGGAATCAAATTCCTCGAAATCTGTCCGATGAACTTCACCGTCTGGCGCATCTTCGCCGTCAACTTGTCGCTGGTGCTGTCTCTCATCGGCGTGTACACCACGTACACGATTGTGTTGTTgcaatttcatcatttaaaaacttaa
- the LOC124533265 gene encoding uncharacterized protein LOC124533265, with the protein MIYLEFSRIHLLFIENMLINFDLYCILQTVSLKLREWVDKSNSGAACRLSLTRFRDLTKAYVSVCEAVKGLSETRGGFMFILFSANSLFMTMSFFNLIDYSYFTSGARHHALAVFVNVFWCVMPLSTAVVFIEPWHQISAEVKAMRILLIKLKFNMTPVGMSIPLELDLMFKQLLLNQPTMSPLGLVTIQRSLLTKTISFLTTYFVIMIQCMQKRWEK; encoded by the exons ATGATTTATTTGGAGTTCAGCAGAATACATCTACTCTTTATAGAGAATATGCTTATAAATTTTGATCTATATTGTATACTGCAGACGGTGAGTCTGAAGCTAAGGGAATGGGTAGACAAGTCAAATTCTG ggGCGGCGTGCCGTTTGTCACTGACACGTTTCCGGGACCTTACGAAGGCTTATGTGTCTGTTTGCGAAGCAGTGAAGGGACTGAGCGAGACCCGGGGGGgcttcatgtttattttattttctgcgAATTCTCTGTTTATGACGATGTCTTTCTTCAATTTAATTGACTACTCTTATTTTACTT CAGGCGCAAGGCATCACGCTTTGGCTGTATTTGTTAACGTGTTCTGGTGTGTTATGCCTTTGTCTACGGCTGTTGTATTCATTGAACCGTGGCATCAAATAAGTGCGgag gTCAAAGCCATGCGAATACTTttgattaagttgaaatttaatatgacgCCAGTTGGAATGTCGATCCCTTTAGAACTGGACCTGATGTTCAAACAGCTTCTTCTCAATCAGCCGACGATGTCTCCGCTGGGCCTGGTCACCATTCAGAGATCACTTCTCACAAAG ACGATAAGCTTTTTAACTACCTACTTTGTTATAATGATACAGTGTATGCAAAAGAGATGGGAGAAGTGA